Sequence from the bacterium genome:
TACCGTATAATAACTGATAAAGGTGACGTTATTGCGCAAAACGATTTGCCGCAAAATATTGCACTACCATCTCCTGCCTTGATTTCTGAAAAACCGACGTTTGCGACTATTCCTGGGCGGGGAGAACATTCGTTGAGAATAGTTATATTCAAAACACTCTTTCGGGAAGATGCTGAAGCTGCTGAACCGGAAATAGCTCATACGAATATCGCACAAACCGTTATTATTTATTGCGGTGGTTCCCTATATAAAATCAATGAAGATTTGGAAGATTTACAATCCCGCCTGATTATTATTGGATTAATAACTTTTTTATGCGCTGGGCTTGGCGGATTTTCCCTATCAAATCGAGCGCTCCGTCCAATAAACCAGATTAGCCATAACTTATCGAGAATATCCGATACTCATTTAAACGACCGAATTGATAGTGCGAAATTTGATATCGAATTGCATCCGTTAGTGAATCAACTTAACGCAGCGTTAGACCGATTAGAAATCGCCTTCCATCGGGAAAGGCAGTTTACCGCTGATGCCTCGCATGAACTCAGAACTCCATTATCCGTTATCGTGAATAATATTGAAGTTCTACTGAAACGACCACGAACTTCTGAAGAACATCTGGAAGTCCATCAATCGAATCTGCGAACCGCACAGCATATGCAGAAGATTATTGAAGGACTCTTAACCTTATCCCGAATCGATGCTGGGCAAGTATGGTTGCAAAAGAAACCGGTACCTCTTTATCCGTTAGTTGAGGATATTTTAGTACT
This genomic interval carries:
- a CDS encoding ATP-binding protein; translated protein: YRIITDKGDVIAQNDLPQNIALPSPALISEKPTFATIPGRGEHSLRIVIFKTLFREDAEAAEPEIAHTNIAQTVIIYCGGSLYKINEDLEDLQSRLIIIGLITFLCAGLGGFSLSNRALRPINQISHNLSRISDTHLNDRIDSAKFDIELHPLVNQLNAALDRLEIAFHRERQFTADASHELRTPLSVIVNNIEVLLKRPRTSEEHLEVHQSNLRTAQHMQKIIEGLLTLSRIDAGQVWLQKKPVPLYPLVEDILVLLKNKAAEKQVRLNNEVDKSIQITVDSDKFKQALLNLIENAITYNRQNGSVTIKSNLLDNQIALDIIDTGIGIPPEHLNRIFERFYRVDPSRSELTGGCGLGLAIAKSIIELHQGIISVTSNPAGSIFCVILPIN